Proteins co-encoded in one Aggregicoccus sp. 17bor-14 genomic window:
- a CDS encoding amidohydrolase family protein: MGTVLKGGVVVELEPATVERADLRIEGERIVERAPELQPGPGDEVIALSGKLVLPGLVSAHSRLHAHLARGLPQPQPPPDGYGAYQERVWWPYVSALDLDAVQAAAQAGALEALQSGTTCLFDLHSSPRAVGGSLVRVARALHEVGVRSVLSYAVTDAAGPQGREEGLEEAVTFARKARGRFRGQVGAGPLSYLADDALQALAHAVAMTGRGIHLPLAEDPLDEKLSQERYGAAPVSRLVGAGLLGPSSVLAHVGHLAWPELSQVLTTGAWVVHTPRSNMGHEVGYAPALKFGARASLGADTLGADLFAEAQTAYLRSREAGQPIDVLRYLANGHRLASQVFDLPVGPLRAGAAADLMVLDYRPSTPMAPENLAWHVVFGLSARHVEAVMVEGGWRVWARRPLSVNPDVVADQAREAAAHVWSRMQRPPPPT, encoded by the coding sequence TTGGGCACCGTCCTCAAAGGTGGCGTCGTCGTCGAGCTGGAGCCAGCCACGGTGGAGCGCGCCGACCTGCGCATCGAGGGCGAGCGCATCGTGGAGCGCGCCCCGGAGCTGCAGCCCGGCCCGGGCGACGAGGTCATTGCCCTGTCCGGAAAGCTGGTGCTGCCCGGCCTGGTGAGCGCGCACAGCCGCCTGCACGCGCACCTCGCGCGCGGCCTGCCCCAGCCCCAGCCGCCGCCGGACGGCTACGGCGCCTACCAGGAGCGCGTGTGGTGGCCCTACGTGAGCGCGCTGGACCTGGACGCGGTGCAGGCCGCGGCGCAGGCGGGCGCGCTCGAGGCCCTGCAGAGCGGCACCACCTGCCTCTTCGACCTGCACAGCTCGCCGCGCGCCGTGGGCGGCAGCCTGGTGCGCGTGGCGCGCGCGCTGCACGAGGTGGGGGTGCGCAGCGTGCTCTCCTACGCGGTGACGGATGCGGCCGGGCCACAGGGGCGCGAGGAGGGGCTGGAGGAGGCGGTCACCTTCGCGCGCAAGGCGCGCGGGCGCTTCCGCGGCCAGGTGGGCGCGGGGCCCCTGAGCTACCTCGCGGACGATGCGCTGCAGGCGCTCGCGCACGCGGTGGCCATGACCGGGCGCGGCATCCACCTGCCGCTCGCCGAGGACCCGCTGGACGAGAAGCTCTCGCAGGAGCGCTACGGCGCCGCGCCGGTGTCGCGCCTGGTGGGCGCGGGGCTGCTGGGCCCGAGCAGCGTGCTCGCGCACGTGGGGCACCTCGCCTGGCCCGAGCTCTCGCAGGTGCTCACCACGGGCGCGTGGGTGGTGCACACGCCGCGCTCGAACATGGGCCACGAGGTGGGCTACGCGCCGGCGCTCAAGTTCGGCGCGCGCGCGAGCCTCGGCGCGGACACGCTGGGCGCGGACCTCTTCGCCGAGGCCCAGACCGCCTACCTGCGCTCGCGCGAGGCCGGCCAGCCCATCGACGTGCTGCGCTACCTCGCCAACGGCCACCGCCTCGCCTCGCAGGTGTTCGACCTGCCCGTGGGGCCGCTGCGCGCGGGCGCGGCGGCGGACCTGATGGTGCTCGACTACCGCCCCAGCACCCCCATGGCGCCCGAGAACCTCGCCTGGCACGTGGTGTTCGGCCTCTCGGCGCGCCACGTGGAGGCGGTGATGGTGGAGGGCGGCTGGCGCGTGTGGGCCCGCCGTCCGCTCTCCGTCAATCCGGACGTGGTGGCGGATCAGGCGCGCGAGGCCGCGGCCCACGTGTGGAGCCGCATGCAGCGCCCGCCCCCTCCGACCTGA